A DNA window from Leptospira weilii contains the following coding sequences:
- a CDS encoding SDR family NAD(P)-dependent oxidoreductase produces the protein MILFITGCAGGLGKKLAEEAFAAGHSILIADINEKELKKFAIPWKNEKSRVLVSKLDVTSPGDWKKVMDLAIKKWGKIDALLNVAGYLLPGYIYEVPPNHIDRHIDINTKGVMYGTREAATRMVAAGAGHIVNIASLAGVAPISGISLYSTSKFAVRGFSLAIAQELREKNVYVTVVCPDAIKTPMLDLQKDYKQASMTFSGGRILTVEEVSKIILDKVLTKRPLEILIPGSRGILAKIGNAFPATAAILGPILRKKGLKKQFVYTKD, from the coding sequence ATGATTTTATTCATCACAGGTTGTGCGGGCGGTCTTGGAAAAAAATTAGCGGAAGAAGCTTTTGCCGCCGGGCATTCGATTTTAATCGCGGATATCAACGAGAAGGAGCTCAAAAAATTCGCGATTCCTTGGAAAAATGAAAAAAGTCGGGTGCTTGTTTCCAAACTCGACGTAACTTCTCCTGGAGATTGGAAAAAAGTAATGGATCTTGCCATCAAAAAATGGGGTAAGATCGATGCGCTTCTCAATGTTGCAGGTTATTTATTGCCCGGTTATATTTATGAAGTCCCTCCGAATCATATCGATCGGCATATCGATATCAATACGAAGGGAGTTATGTACGGAACAAGGGAGGCCGCAACCAGAATGGTAGCGGCAGGAGCGGGGCATATCGTAAATATCGCTTCCTTGGCGGGAGTCGCTCCGATTTCTGGAATTTCTTTGTATTCCACCTCTAAGTTTGCAGTGAGAGGTTTTTCCCTTGCGATCGCTCAAGAATTGAGAGAAAAGAATGTTTATGTTACGGTCGTTTGTCCTGACGCGATCAAAACTCCAATGCTGGATTTACAAAAGGATTATAAACAGGCTTCGATGACTTTTTCCGGGGGTAGGATTTTAACGGTGGAAGAGGTTTCTAAAATCATTCTTGATAAGGTTCTTACCAAAAGACCGCTTGAAATTTTGATCCCTGGTAGTCGCGGTATTCTTGCGAAGATCGGAAACGCATTTCCTGCAACCGCCGCAATCTTGGGTCCAATTCTCCGGAAAAAAGGCTTAAAAAAACAATTTGTTTATACCAAAGATTAA
- a CDS encoding tyrosine-type recombinase/integrase, which yields MAELDVPKKNKHSIERLIKIIRQRNYKKATAYTYMKYNLDFLHFTDKPAEKITVKDLNRYMDHLRKRKVSSSTIQINVSSLKMFFEDVMKMNVFQDFQRPVREYNNPNAITYKEMQSILKTASSNAKHELMCGLVYFGGLRVGELITLRWAHLDTKRKSIHIKVPILSQSRTVEIPAELGTLIKKYEREVISSSNAYLFPGKSSGSHTTSRNVERIISEIGRNSGISSPVTVFTLRHSRALHLIADGSSLNHVKDFLGHKTLASTESYLPVKRNLRSSVREKSRQDALKNIRKKFRTS from the coding sequence ATGGCAGAATTGGACGTTCCAAAAAAGAACAAACACTCAATTGAAAGACTAATAAAGATTATCCGCCAGAGAAATTATAAAAAAGCTACGGCTTATACTTACATGAAATATAACTTAGATTTTCTCCATTTTACGGACAAACCTGCAGAAAAGATCACCGTAAAGGATCTGAACCGTTATATGGATCATTTAAGGAAGAGAAAAGTATCCTCCTCTACCATTCAGATCAACGTAAGTTCTTTGAAAATGTTTTTCGAAGACGTAATGAAAATGAATGTATTTCAGGATTTTCAAAGACCCGTACGGGAATATAACAATCCGAATGCGATCACTTATAAGGAAATGCAAAGTATTTTAAAAACCGCGTCATCAAACGCGAAACACGAGTTGATGTGCGGTCTGGTGTATTTCGGAGGCCTTCGGGTCGGTGAGCTGATCACCCTCCGATGGGCTCATTTGGATACAAAAAGAAAATCAATTCACATCAAAGTTCCGATTCTTTCGCAATCTAGAACCGTGGAAATTCCTGCGGAATTAGGGACTCTGATTAAGAAGTATGAAAGAGAAGTCATCTCTTCTTCGAACGCATATCTGTTTCCGGGAAAAAGTTCAGGATCTCATACGACGTCTAGAAATGTGGAAAGGATCATTTCCGAAATAGGCAGAAACTCCGGGATTTCAAGTCCAGTAACCGTTTTTACTCTCAGACACAGCAGAGCTCTGCATTTGATCGCCGACGGTTCGTCCTTGAATCACGTGAAGGATTTTCTAGGACACAAAACTTTGGCAAGTACCGAATCTTATTTACCGGTGAAGAGAAATCTAAGATCGTCAGTCAGGGAAAAATCAAGACAAGATGCCCTTAAAAACATTCGTAAAAAGTTTAGGACCAGTTAA
- a CDS encoding shikimate kinase, which produces MRKNFALIGPRGVGKSKISRKLSKITGMPVISTDMIAVYEMGGISIPEFIQENEGDWRTFRDLEFQILVKLKTSRGIILDCGGGILFDLDTKGKEVPSNRKIDLLKSIALVFGLSKPTEALVEKIQNDPTRPPLSAINSYRNILEDRLPHYRSVSDYYLEIDDLKVEEVCSRILHKIEY; this is translated from the coding sequence TTGAGAAAAAATTTCGCTCTGATCGGCCCAAGAGGGGTCGGAAAATCCAAAATTTCTCGTAAACTTTCTAAAATAACAGGAATGCCCGTAATATCTACGGATATGATCGCGGTTTACGAGATGGGAGGGATTTCCATTCCGGAATTCATTCAAGAAAATGAAGGAGATTGGAGAACTTTTCGAGATTTAGAGTTCCAAATCTTAGTAAAACTCAAAACTTCCCGGGGAATTATCTTAGATTGCGGAGGTGGTATTTTATTTGATTTGGATACCAAAGGAAAAGAGGTCCCTAGTAATCGTAAAATTGACCTTTTAAAATCCATTGCTCTCGTTTTTGGCCTTTCCAAGCCTACGGAAGCTTTAGTGGAAAAGATTCAAAACGACCCTACTCGCCCCCCACTCAGTGCAATTAACTCCTATCGGAACATATTAGAGGACCGATTACCCCATTATCGAAGTGTTTCAGATTATTATCTTGAAATAGATGATTTGAAGGTAGAGGAAGTCTGTTCTAGAATTCTGCACAAAATTGAATATTGA
- a CDS encoding HDOD domain-containing protein — protein sequence MKEKIDQLFLNDAQLPRISSVVTKVMQMVQKQDVSIPDLAKEISHDPGLTADVIKLSNSAYYRAAKPIKTVQESLMTLGIKTVKDIILLTAARGILKKDLKGYQVEAEDNWIHSLTVAELSKRICEQKKLKIGLDLAFTSGLLHNIGKVILADFFPAAIANLREELKTHSVSFEELERKHFGYSHEEVSEKLLEKWNFPKELIHVSRNYSQPENEKEFQELVSVVHVAHSISIAAGVGIDIAGLSTPISNKALQIIGITDSDVQMYYTVLPEIHKHIRELIQA from the coding sequence ATGAAAGAAAAAATAGACCAACTTTTTTTAAACGACGCTCAACTTCCTAGAATTTCATCCGTAGTTACGAAAGTAATGCAAATGGTGCAAAAGCAAGATGTATCAATTCCGGATCTAGCAAAGGAAATTTCACACGATCCGGGTTTGACAGCCGATGTGATTAAACTTTCCAATTCAGCTTACTACCGAGCGGCAAAACCAATCAAAACCGTACAAGAATCTCTGATGACTTTAGGGATCAAAACGGTAAAAGATATCATTCTACTAACCGCGGCGAGAGGGATTCTTAAAAAAGATCTGAAAGGTTATCAAGTAGAAGCGGAAGACAATTGGATTCATTCTCTCACGGTAGCGGAACTTTCCAAAAGAATTTGCGAACAAAAAAAACTTAAAATCGGATTGGACCTCGCGTTTACCAGTGGTCTCTTGCACAATATAGGCAAAGTGATTCTTGCCGACTTTTTTCCCGCTGCAATCGCCAATCTTAGGGAGGAATTAAAAACTCATTCCGTTTCGTTCGAAGAATTAGAAAGAAAACATTTCGGATATTCCCACGAAGAAGTAAGTGAGAAATTATTAGAAAAATGGAATTTTCCAAAAGAATTGATTCACGTGTCACGGAACTACAGCCAACCCGAAAATGAAAAAGAATTTCAGGAATTAGTATCCGTGGTTCATGTAGCTCATTCGATTTCCATCGCAGCGGGAGTGGGAATTGACATCGCGGGCTTATCCACTCCGATTTCCAATAAGGCTTTGCAAATTATAGGAATCACCGACTCTGACGTACAAATGTACTATACGGTTCTTCCGGAAATACACAAACACATCCGCGAGTTGATTCAGGCTTGA
- a CDS encoding chemotaxis protein CheD: MLTKGSKVVNVGIADMQGAQSPEILRTTLGSCIGVVFYAPDKKIGAMAHFMLSKDPSGKDSQKSPFKYAETAIPLLIKKMSEMGCNHGEYSVRLFGGASMFKGVQSSFLQNIGEQNILIARAILEQSKIPLILEDVGGNDGRTISLYLDDGRVLLKKGGFEKYLYKVR; the protein is encoded by the coding sequence ATGCTGACAAAAGGATCAAAAGTAGTCAACGTAGGAATCGCCGATATGCAGGGAGCACAATCTCCCGAAATTTTGAGAACCACCTTGGGTTCCTGCATCGGGGTGGTATTTTACGCTCCCGACAAAAAGATAGGAGCAATGGCTCACTTTATGCTCTCCAAAGACCCAAGCGGAAAAGATTCACAAAAGAGTCCTTTCAAATACGCGGAGACCGCAATTCCTCTCTTGATCAAAAAAATGAGCGAAATGGGCTGTAACCATGGAGAATATTCGGTAAGACTCTTCGGAGGCGCCTCCATGTTCAAAGGAGTTCAATCCAGTTTTTTACAAAACATCGGAGAACAGAACATCCTGATCGCCAGAGCTATTTTGGAACAAAGTAAAATTCCTTTAATCTTAGAGGATGTCGGAGGGAACGACGGTAGAACTATCAGCTTGTATTTGGACGACGGCCGGGTTCTTTTAAAAAAAGGCGGGTTTGAAAAGTATCTCTACAAGGTCAGGTAA
- a CDS encoding TraB/GumN family protein, producing the protein MAKAALKNKVKSEHKRKVSGSEPIETFKLGKAIVTVLGTAHISQKSIDEVQKIIRKEKPDTVCVELCNSRMRSLKDNEHWKKLDIFKVFKERKMYLLLSSLILSAFQKKLGKDSIRPGDEMRMAIVEGEKIGARIVPIDREISTTLKRAWWNIGIFNRMFLLSALLASLFVKEDVSEEKIEEMKSEDVLKDLFSQLPKRYESIKNVIIDERDSYLAQKIRDAAKEGKKIFAVVGAGHLQGIMSHVQEERDISSLDHLPQKVVLDRWKGFLIPGIFFGLILTVFYFGGRQQGQELVLRWILVKGGLAALGAIISLAHPLSVILAFLAAPVGNFNPIIKPGWVAALCESWLRKPLVEDFEKIAQDSEHWQGYWKNNVIRIFLVFILPQIGSSIGTFIVTADLFRVLKGLM; encoded by the coding sequence ATGGCAAAAGCGGCACTTAAAAATAAGGTAAAATCCGAACACAAAAGAAAAGTTTCCGGCTCCGAACCGATTGAAACGTTTAAACTGGGCAAGGCGATCGTAACGGTTCTCGGAACTGCGCATATCAGTCAAAAAAGCATAGACGAGGTTCAAAAAATCATCCGGAAAGAAAAGCCGGACACGGTCTGCGTTGAGCTTTGTAACTCCAGAATGCGTTCTCTGAAGGATAACGAGCACTGGAAAAAATTAGATATATTCAAAGTTTTTAAAGAAAGAAAGATGTATCTTCTCCTTTCAAGTCTTATTCTCTCCGCGTTCCAAAAAAAACTCGGTAAAGACTCCATTCGCCCTGGGGATGAGATGAGAATGGCGATCGTCGAAGGTGAAAAAATTGGCGCCAGAATCGTTCCAATTGATCGGGAAATTTCAACGACTCTCAAAAGAGCCTGGTGGAACATCGGAATTTTCAATCGTATGTTTCTTCTTTCCGCATTGTTGGCTTCTCTTTTCGTGAAAGAGGATGTCTCCGAGGAAAAAATCGAAGAGATGAAATCGGAAGATGTTCTCAAGGATCTTTTTTCCCAACTTCCGAAACGTTACGAGTCGATTAAAAACGTAATCATCGATGAAAGGGATTCCTATCTCGCTCAAAAGATTCGAGACGCCGCAAAGGAAGGGAAGAAAATTTTTGCCGTAGTCGGCGCGGGTCATTTGCAAGGTATCATGAGTCATGTTCAGGAAGAAAGGGATATTTCCAGTCTCGATCATTTACCTCAAAAAGTGGTCCTGGACCGTTGGAAAGGTTTTTTGATTCCGGGGATTTTCTTCGGTCTCATTCTGACGGTTTTCTATTTCGGAGGCAGACAACAAGGTCAGGAATTAGTTCTTCGTTGGATTTTAGTCAAAGGCGGACTTGCCGCGTTAGGCGCTATTATTTCTCTCGCACATCCCCTATCCGTGATCCTTGCGTTTCTTGCGGCTCCCGTAGGTAATTTTAATCCGATTATCAAACCGGGTTGGGTTGCCGCGTTATGCGAGTCTTGGTTGCGTAAACCTCTCGTCGAGGACTTCGAAAAAATCGCTCAAGATTCGGAACACTGGCAAGGATATTGGAAGAATAACGTGATTCGTATTTTTCTCGTGTTTATACTTCCTCAAATAGGCAGCAGTATCGGTACGTTCATTGTAACCGCAGACTTATTCCGAGTTCTTAAGGGATTGATGTGA
- a CDS encoding 7TM diverse intracellular signaling domain-containing protein, with protein sequence MIFGLRKFKAFISILACSGAFFAIHSESSAEFEPNAVMKGWNLQPYLTYYEDKSGKLSFPEIQNIFRSGKSIPLFNSSLGYSDATIWVRIPVSNSEKRTKNWVLLFSYCLIDSLQFYSVRNGPSPLVVSGDKLPFATRLAENRNFPFQLSEPPLSKNDYYIRIESRNSIIVPLSAYSRTQFLEQTAKEYTVLGLYYGTMLVMFIYNLFLLITIRDISYLYYSIFIFFDILFQMTLNGLSFQFLWPNHPGWGNVSLPFFMFSALLAACLFGKSFLESSKMTPMTNKLYYPIMAICGLGCVGSLTFFAYTFSVISSIIVLLIVLTLLLTNSLQCVWKGHRPARFFLMAWSVLILGSFLYAMSAFGVFSDNFFTQWGLQIGSAIEVALLSLGLADRIKQLSLTLEMQMTSLGLLKQRHEQSAVQYKNLYEGEEDFLFDLDFNGTITGSNKSIATFLGFKPQDVIGKNFFDLLYKTGSLEDVFKKLYVMERMEELHSTRKPVYFRVDFIQKYLKEPKELQVRLQILEHKYGRDILGRAFEPDRDLIGRFLDEERIVFSMNNSLQNAELLSQRLTFNLIRFTNPTMALSIRTGLREMLINSIEHGNLNISNEDKARFLKSRNYFQFILTRQNDPHYRDKKILVEYFLSSQKVGYRITDEGKGFNHARIVRNAFSKTNENATLQTRGIALALSTFDVVKFNSAGNRVTLVKYF encoded by the coding sequence GTGATTTTCGGGCTTCGGAAATTTAAGGCCTTCATTTCGATTTTGGCTTGTTCCGGGGCTTTTTTCGCGATTCATTCCGAGTCGTCTGCCGAATTTGAACCGAATGCGGTAATGAAAGGATGGAATCTTCAACCGTATCTAACGTATTACGAAGACAAATCAGGAAAACTTTCTTTTCCCGAGATTCAAAATATCTTTCGATCTGGGAAATCGATTCCGCTTTTCAATAGTAGCCTCGGATATTCCGATGCAACGATTTGGGTTCGGATTCCGGTTTCTAATTCGGAAAAGAGAACAAAAAATTGGGTCCTTCTATTCTCTTATTGTCTGATCGATTCTTTACAGTTTTATTCCGTTCGAAACGGGCCCTCGCCTCTGGTGGTTTCCGGAGATAAACTTCCATTTGCAACAAGGCTTGCGGAAAATCGGAATTTTCCATTTCAATTGAGCGAACCTCCTCTTTCCAAAAACGACTATTATATTCGGATCGAATCCAGAAATTCAATCATCGTTCCCTTATCCGCGTATTCGCGGACCCAATTTTTGGAACAAACCGCAAAAGAATATACTGTCCTCGGTTTGTACTACGGAACGATGCTTGTAATGTTTATCTACAATCTGTTTCTTTTGATTACGATTCGAGATATAAGTTATCTTTATTATAGTATATTTATATTTTTTGATATTCTTTTTCAGATGACTCTAAACGGCTTGTCCTTTCAGTTTTTATGGCCTAATCACCCGGGATGGGGGAACGTAAGCCTTCCGTTTTTTATGTTTTCTGCGCTTCTCGCTGCGTGTTTGTTCGGAAAATCCTTTTTAGAATCCTCTAAAATGACTCCGATGACGAACAAACTTTATTATCCGATCATGGCGATTTGCGGGCTCGGTTGTGTTGGTTCCTTAACTTTTTTCGCTTATACGTTCAGTGTGATTTCAAGTATTATTGTTCTTTTGATCGTTCTAACTTTGCTTTTGACTAACAGCCTTCAATGTGTGTGGAAAGGACATCGTCCAGCTCGATTTTTCCTAATGGCTTGGTCCGTTTTGATTTTGGGGAGTTTTTTATACGCGATGAGCGCCTTTGGAGTGTTTTCAGATAACTTTTTTACTCAATGGGGCCTACAGATTGGATCCGCGATTGAAGTCGCTCTTTTGTCTTTGGGATTGGCAGATCGGATCAAACAACTTTCCTTAACTTTAGAGATGCAGATGACGAGTTTAGGCCTTTTGAAACAAAGACACGAACAATCTGCGGTTCAGTATAAAAATTTATACGAAGGCGAGGAGGATTTTCTTTTCGATTTGGATTTCAACGGAACGATCACAGGAAGTAATAAATCTATTGCTACGTTTTTAGGTTTTAAACCGCAGGACGTGATCGGTAAGAATTTTTTTGATCTGTTGTACAAAACGGGAAGTTTGGAGGACGTATTCAAAAAATTGTATGTTATGGAAAGGATGGAAGAGTTGCATTCCACGAGAAAACCAGTTTATTTTCGAGTCGATTTCATTCAGAAATATCTGAAAGAGCCCAAAGAGCTACAGGTTCGTCTTCAAATTTTGGAGCACAAATACGGTCGGGATATCTTAGGAAGAGCTTTTGAACCGGATCGGGATCTGATTGGGAGATTTCTGGATGAGGAGAGAATCGTGTTTTCAATGAACAATTCTCTTCAAAACGCGGAACTTCTGAGTCAGAGACTTACATTTAATCTTATACGTTTTACTAATCCTACTATGGCTCTTTCGATTCGAACGGGCCTGAGAGAGATGCTCATCAACTCGATTGAACACGGAAATCTTAATATATCCAACGAAGATAAGGCCAGATTCTTAAAAAGTAGAAATTATTTTCAATTTATCCTAACTCGTCAAAACGATCCGCATTATAGGGATAAAAAAATTCTCGTGGAATATTTTCTTTCCAGTCAAAAGGTGGGTTATAGAATTACGGACGAAGGGAAAGGATTCAATCACGCGAGAATTGTTCGAAATGCTTTTTCTAAAACGAATGAAAATGCGACTTTACAGACTAGGGGAATCGCGCTTGCACTTTCCACTTTCGACGTAGTGAAATTCAATTCTGCGGGAAATCGAGTCACTTTGGTTAAGTATTTCTAA
- a CDS encoding lecithin--cholesterol acyltransferase, which yields MKKIMSTLRTFFYFLSEILEFMFSLISSLLPSSADPSLSKGDIYIVTGYLSGTLFYSKLCKALESEGYRPKILRIPPFLFNTKKAVEILAKQMDQIPSKSILLAHNTGGLLTLLLPDRSRQKIKGLVTLGTPFRGSYLFSLFPLSGLRYGSEYLKELFKTFLFMDRFHPLSPLKEFIFLPASSSVYGEGRDLWFDIPGNYNQVRKAENIRTILEFLSFHYPIAAAREFEKQTIPITKAQLQTFQSEILKGNLSAKKKSVKERASKSKSPVKKNTTAKNQKTNPTSKRKTKSVINPQVARSKTKNVPKKKPISTSGKNKSVAKKNKR from the coding sequence ATGAAAAAAATCATGTCTACTCTTAGAACGTTTTTTTATTTCCTTTCCGAGATTTTAGAATTCATGTTTTCTTTAATTTCTTCGCTACTCCCCTCGAGTGCAGATCCGAGTCTTTCCAAAGGAGATATTTATATCGTAACCGGTTATCTTTCGGGAACTTTGTTTTATTCCAAGCTGTGCAAGGCTTTAGAATCGGAGGGATATCGACCTAAGATTTTGAGAATTCCCCCTTTTTTATTCAACACGAAAAAAGCTGTGGAAATTCTCGCAAAACAGATGGATCAAATTCCTTCTAAATCCATTCTACTCGCCCACAATACGGGCGGACTTTTGACTTTGTTGCTCCCGGATCGAAGCCGCCAAAAAATCAAAGGGCTCGTAACTTTAGGAACTCCGTTCCGAGGAAGTTATTTGTTCTCCCTTTTTCCCCTAAGCGGCTTGCGTTACGGTTCCGAATATTTGAAAGAACTCTTTAAAACTTTTTTATTCATGGACCGTTTTCATCCTCTTTCACCTTTAAAAGAATTTATCTTTCTTCCCGCTTCTTCTTCCGTTTATGGCGAAGGAAGGGATCTTTGGTTCGATATTCCAGGAAACTACAATCAAGTTCGCAAAGCGGAGAATATCCGAACGATTTTGGAATTTCTTTCGTTCCATTATCCGATTGCGGCCGCGCGGGAATTTGAAAAGCAAACGATTCCTATCACAAAAGCTCAGTTACAAACATTTCAATCCGAAATTTTAAAAGGAAATCTTTCGGCAAAGAAGAAATCGGTGAAAGAACGCGCTTCGAAGTCAAAATCGCCCGTTAAAAAAAATACTACGGCAAAAAATCAAAAAACAAATCCGACTTCCAAAAGAAAAACGAAATCCGTCATAAATCCGCAGGTTGCCCGCTCCAAAACGAAAAATGTGCCTAAGAAAAAACCGATCTCGACTTCCGGTAAAAATAAATCAGTAGCGAAAAAAAATAAGCGTTAG